In Acidobacteriota bacterium, one DNA window encodes the following:
- a CDS encoding M20/M25/M40 family metallo-hydrolase has translation MTPTPFRPLPAVLLLAALLGPACGGGPRLSRSAPGDPAAAAEVLIDAALADATAYQRLAELCDRFGGRSAGSEALAGALRWAAATLNADGAENVRLEPVTVTAWIRGAERLTLLEPAGPRDLPLLGLGRSVGTPPGGIEAEVVVVSSFDDLRRRGAAVRGKIVLYDFPMKTMDVMFKAYGEAVAYRWKGAEEAARHGAVAALVRSVTTRSLGTPHTGAMKPYVDDLPRIPAAAITVEDAASLHRLTESGQTVRVRLEMEARELPDQPSANVIGELRGREKPEEVVVIGAHIDSWDVGQGAHDDGAGVIFAIEALRLIRQAGLVPRRTLRVVLFTNEEKGNDGGKTYLADHEAELNRHAAALEADTGGFAPTGFSFAGSDEDAARIEAWMPLFAPLGELKLTRGGAGADIGPIVKKGVPGLGLRVDSTHYFDYHHSAADTLDKVDEEEFRRSLAAFTLMSWLLADSF, from the coding sequence ATGACCCCCACCCCCTTTCGGCCCCTCCCGGCCGTCCTGCTGCTGGCCGCCCTGCTCGGCCCGGCCTGCGGCGGCGGCCCGAGGCTTTCACGAAGCGCGCCCGGTGATCCCGCGGCCGCCGCCGAAGTGCTGATCGACGCCGCCCTGGCCGATGCCACCGCCTACCAGCGCCTGGCGGAACTCTGCGACCGCTTCGGCGGCCGATCCGCCGGCAGCGAAGCCCTCGCGGGCGCCCTGCGCTGGGCCGCCGCCACGCTGAACGCCGATGGCGCGGAGAACGTCCGCCTCGAACCGGTGACCGTGACCGCGTGGATTCGCGGAGCCGAGCGCCTGACTCTGCTCGAGCCCGCCGGCCCCCGCGACCTCCCCCTGTTGGGCCTCGGCCGCAGCGTCGGCACTCCCCCCGGCGGGATCGAAGCCGAGGTCGTGGTGGTCTCGAGCTTCGACGATCTCCGACGCCGGGGCGCGGCGGTGCGGGGCAAGATCGTGCTCTACGACTTCCCGATGAAAACCATGGACGTGATGTTCAAGGCCTACGGCGAGGCCGTCGCGTACCGCTGGAAGGGTGCCGAAGAAGCCGCCCGTCACGGCGCCGTGGCGGCGCTGGTGCGCTCGGTCACCACGCGCAGCCTGGGCACTCCCCATACCGGGGCCATGAAGCCTTATGTCGACGACCTGCCGCGCATCCCCGCCGCGGCGATCACCGTGGAAGATGCCGCCAGCCTGCATCGGTTGACGGAGTCGGGCCAGACAGTGCGCGTCCGCCTGGAGATGGAAGCTCGCGAGCTGCCCGACCAACCCTCGGCCAACGTGATCGGTGAGTTGCGGGGTCGGGAAAAGCCCGAAGAGGTCGTCGTGATCGGTGCCCACATCGATAGCTGGGACGTCGGTCAGGGAGCTCACGACGACGGCGCGGGGGTGATCTTCGCCATCGAGGCCCTGCGCCTGATCCGCCAGGCCGGCCTCGTGCCCCGGCGTACCCTGCGCGTGGTGCTCTTCACCAACGAGGAGAAGGGCAACGATGGCGGCAAGACCTACCTCGCCGATCACGAAGCCGAGTTGAACCGCCACGCCGCGGCCCTCGAGGCCGACACCGGTGGCTTTGCACCGACCGGCTTCTCCTTCGCCGGCAGCGACGAAGACGCTGCTCGCATCGAGGCCTGGATGCCCCTCTTCGCGCCCCTGGGCGAGTTGAAGCTGACCCGCGGCGGCGCGGGGGCAGACATCGGTCCGATCGTGAAAAAGGGCGTGCCGGGCCTCGGCTTGCGCGTCGACTCGACCCATTACTTCGACTATCACCACTCCGCCGCGGATACACTGGACAAGGTCGACGAAGAGGAATTCCGCCGCTCCCTGGCGGCCTTCACCCTGATGAGCTGGCTGCTGGCCGACTCGTTCTGA
- a CDS encoding MBL fold metallo-hydrolase, with translation MPVPRRRFLALASSAVLCAAADWRFPLAEGSSAMRGLRRSVGLFRGRGGTIGWLATADGVVAVDSQFPDMARVFLDGLRQHGLRVPDLLINTHHHGDHTSGNGVFAAAGVPIVAQAKVPDLQRDAAARKGDGKKPVVADRTFDLSWKGTFGDETIHVFHHRPAHTGSDAIVHFEEANVAHMGDLVFNRYFPFIDRSSGASVEGWIVSLERAIEYFDDATIFIFGHGTKAAGVTGTLADLRLQRDYLAQVLDTARRSLAAGIARDALDATELSRRFPEHESPDPRFSPAANLADAWDELTEE, from the coding sequence ATGCCTGTTCCCCGTCGTCGTTTTCTGGCCCTCGCATCGTCCGCTGTGCTGTGTGCCGCCGCCGACTGGCGTTTCCCGCTGGCCGAGGGTTCGAGCGCCATGCGCGGCCTGCGCCGGAGTGTGGGCCTGTTCCGGGGCCGGGGTGGGACCATTGGCTGGCTGGCCACCGCAGACGGCGTGGTCGCCGTCGACAGCCAGTTCCCCGACATGGCCAGGGTCTTCCTCGATGGTCTTCGCCAACACGGCCTCCGCGTGCCGGACCTGCTGATCAATACCCACCACCATGGCGACCACACCTCGGGTAACGGCGTGTTCGCCGCCGCCGGTGTGCCGATCGTCGCCCAGGCCAAGGTGCCTGACCTCCAGCGGGACGCCGCCGCACGCAAAGGCGACGGCAAGAAGCCGGTAGTGGCCGACCGCACCTTCGATCTTTCCTGGAAAGGCACTTTCGGAGACGAGACGATCCACGTCTTTCACCACCGGCCCGCCCACACCGGCTCGGACGCGATCGTCCACTTCGAGGAGGCCAACGTGGCGCACATGGGCGACCTGGTCTTCAACCGCTACTTCCCCTTCATCGACCGCAGTTCCGGCGCGTCGGTCGAGGGCTGGATCGTGAGCCTCGAGCGGGCCATCGAGTACTTCGACGACGCGACGATCTTCATCTTTGGTCACGGCACGAAGGCCGCCGGCGTGACCGGCACGCTGGCCGACCTTCGCCTGCAGCGGGACTACCTTGCGCAAGTACTGGACACGGCGCGCCGCAGCCTCGCCGCCGGCATCGCGCGCGATGCTCTCGACGCCACGGAACTCTCCCGCCGTTTCCCCGAACACGAATCGCCCGATCCCCGTTTCTCCCCGGCGGCGAACCTGGCCGATGCCTGGGACGAGTTGACGGAGGAATAG
- a CDS encoding methyltransferase, whose translation MNSEDLSTLSKGYVEAKVLLCAAELRVFDHLADEPAAAEEVAHKVGGTLRGFEILLDALTSLGVLHKHEGRYRLDPACREDLLSDGSTRMADLLRHRNRLFRRWAFLEEIIRGGELPAAVDGPGLLADPVATDDFIRAMFAVSGGRAGQVASALDLDGVRVIADLGGGPGHYLVALLERAPKARGYLADLPPSLQVARALLADHPLRKRIELVAWDLYRGEPANPIDPIDLAFISQVLHGCGPEPNREMLRRVAAHLAPGGRVVIHENVVEEDRCHPRQAALFAVNMLAMTDQGRTYTDAEISAWGKEAGLAREGGQRIDERSYLIVLRRPRLEP comes from the coding sequence ATGAATTCGGAAGACCTCAGTACCCTGTCGAAAGGTTACGTCGAAGCCAAGGTGCTGCTCTGCGCCGCCGAGCTGCGAGTCTTCGACCACCTCGCAGATGAGCCCGCCGCCGCCGAGGAAGTCGCCCACAAGGTGGGCGGCACCCTGCGCGGCTTCGAGATTCTCCTCGACGCCTTGACGTCCCTCGGGGTGCTGCACAAGCACGAGGGACGCTACCGCCTCGACCCGGCCTGTCGCGAGGACCTGCTCAGCGATGGCTCCACGCGCATGGCCGACCTGCTGCGCCATCGCAACCGCCTTTTCCGTCGCTGGGCTTTTCTCGAGGAGATCATCCGCGGCGGGGAACTCCCCGCCGCGGTCGATGGCCCCGGTCTTCTGGCCGATCCCGTCGCCACCGATGACTTCATCCGCGCCATGTTCGCAGTCAGCGGGGGCCGCGCCGGCCAGGTGGCCTCCGCCCTCGACCTGGACGGCGTGCGAGTCATCGCCGACCTGGGAGGCGGCCCGGGCCACTACTTGGTGGCGCTGCTCGAGCGAGCGCCGAAGGCTCGAGGCTACCTGGCCGACTTGCCCCCTTCCCTCCAGGTCGCCCGCGCGCTCCTGGCCGACCACCCCCTGCGAAAGCGGATCGAGCTGGTAGCGTGGGATCTCTACCGCGGCGAGCCGGCAAACCCCATCGACCCCATCGACCTGGCATTCATCTCCCAGGTGCTCCACGGCTGTGGCCCCGAACCCAACCGGGAGATGCTCCGGCGAGTGGCCGCCCACCTGGCCCCCGGCGGCCGGGTGGTGATCCACGAGAACGTGGTCGAGGAAGACCGCTGCCATCCCCGCCAGGCCGCCCTCTTTGCCGTCAACATGCTGGCCATGACCGACCAGGGGCGAACCTACACCGATGCTGAGATCAGCGCCTGGGGAAAGGAGGCCGGCCTCGCCCGCGAGGGCGGCCAGCGCATCGACGAGCGCTCGTACCTCATCGTTCTGCGCCGGCCCCGGCTCGAGCCCTGA